From Deltaproteobacteria bacterium, a single genomic window includes:
- a CDS encoding AbrB/MazE/SpoVT family DNA-binding domain-containing protein, which produces MREGTVARGDKTVKRDVKLVSVGNSKGIRLPKALLQKYGWSDSLVLEEAEDGVLLYSKEKNSLSWKETYRAMA; this is translated from the coding sequence ATGCGCGAGGGAACGGTCGCGAGAGGTGACAAGACGGTGAAGAGAGACGTCAAGCTGGTCTCGGTGGGCAATTCCAAGGGCATCCGCCTCCCGAAGGCGCTCTTGCAGAAGTACGGGTGGAGCGATTCCCTGGTCCTTGAAGAGGCGGAGGACGGAGTGCTTCTTTACAGCAAGGAAAAGAACAGCCTGTCCTGGAAAGAGACATACCGCGCCATGGCC